A portion of the Pirellulales bacterium genome contains these proteins:
- a CDS encoding efflux transporter outer membrane subunit — FWGRFRRAILAADAQLDASIFDYDDVLVTLLGDVAATYIQMRTIQQQIEYVRQNMVIQTESLEIAQARFQGGLTSELDVEQATSQLAQTESLVPQFHIQLRHANDRLCVLLGIPTKDLTRLLGEASIPKVAPDVVIGIPAQLLTRRPDIRRAERNAAAQCEQIGIAEANLYPQIAISGTIAYDAEHFNQLFNSQSQEGTIGPKFQWNILNYGRLINAVRLQEAKYWELATHYRNVVLQANAEVEDGLVEFLQSQLQAKSLGESVDAAQKAVQLSIIQYRGGLTDFNRVALLQQNLVQQQDLYAQSLGDIGIGLVRTYRALGGGWEIRCNPAAAFDSAGAPPESIATPREKPDKSEELPPGKMAPGKRQPSTRPPKVVPKPDLQFPESVAPKGRAAPELKETAPGELIKPDQTPPRSAPTKLPDLEPETMPDEDVFGPGKAAPKSDKPKSPIFDQPNPPPADDVFGPANIPTLPPRNPAKPDDPPTSNDLPKAGPPRETNEPANPSPPMSHRRAPPPWQVRPAAGDRTSIAPQKSRRRVQHAGLLPEDRGEIRRLR; from the coding sequence ATTTCTGGGGACGGTTTCGCCGCGCCATTCTTGCGGCAGACGCCCAGCTCGACGCTTCGATCTTCGATTACGACGACGTTCTCGTGACGCTGCTGGGCGATGTCGCCGCAACCTACATTCAAATGCGGACCATTCAGCAACAGATCGAATATGTGCGACAAAACATGGTGATCCAAACCGAGTCGCTCGAGATTGCCCAGGCCCGGTTTCAAGGCGGCTTGACCAGCGAACTCGACGTCGAGCAGGCCACCAGCCAGCTTGCTCAAACCGAGTCGCTCGTACCGCAGTTTCACATTCAACTGCGTCACGCCAACGATCGGCTGTGCGTGCTGCTGGGCATTCCCACGAAAGATTTGACGCGGCTGCTCGGTGAGGCCTCGATTCCGAAAGTGGCACCCGATGTGGTGATTGGCATTCCGGCGCAGCTATTGACCCGCCGCCCCGACATTCGCCGAGCGGAGCGCAACGCCGCCGCGCAGTGCGAACAAATCGGCATTGCCGAAGCGAATCTCTATCCGCAAATTGCCATTTCCGGCACGATCGCTTACGACGCCGAACACTTCAATCAACTCTTCAACAGCCAATCGCAAGAAGGTACGATCGGGCCAAAGTTTCAGTGGAACATCCTCAACTATGGCCGGTTGATCAACGCAGTGCGGCTGCAAGAGGCGAAATACTGGGAATTGGCGACGCACTACCGAAACGTCGTGTTGCAGGCGAATGCCGAAGTCGAAGACGGATTGGTGGAATTCTTGCAGTCGCAATTGCAAGCCAAGTCGCTCGGCGAAAGCGTTGATGCCGCTCAAAAAGCGGTGCAACTGTCGATTATTCAATATCGCGGCGGATTGACCGATTTCAACCGCGTGGCGCTGCTCCAACAGAACCTGGTGCAGCAGCAAGACTTGTACGCGCAGTCGCTGGGCGACATCGGCATTGGCCTGGTGCGCACCTATCGCGCCCTTGGCGGCGGCTGGGAAATACGCTGCAATCCGGCAGCAGCCTTCGACTCCGCTGGAGCGCCACCTGAAAGCATTGCCACGCCACGCGAAAAGCCTGACAAGAGCGAAGAATTACCGCCGGGAAAGATGGCGCCAGGTAAACGTCAACCCTCGACGCGACCGCCGAAGGTCGTACCGAAACCCGACCTGCAGTTTCCCGAGTCGGTCGCCCCCAAAGGCAGAGCAGCGCCTGAATTGAAAGAAACTGCGCCGGGCGAATTGATCAAGCCGGACCAGACGCCGCCACGCTCAGCGCCGACGAAGTTGCCGGATCTGGAGCCGGAAACGATGCCCGACGAAGATGTCTTCGGTCCCGGCAAGGCAGCGCCAAAATCGGACAAGCCAAAGTCGCCAATCTTCGATCAACCCAATCCGCCGCCGGCCGACGACGTCTTCGGCCCCGCGAACATTCCCACACTCCCTCCGCGGAACCCAGCGAAGCCGGATGATCCACCCACCAGCAACGACCTACCGAAGGCTGGCCCACCGCGAGAAACGAACGAACCGGCGAATCCCAGTCCGCCGATGTCCCATCGCCGCGCCCCGCCGCCGTGGCAAGTTCGTCCCGCCGCCGGCGATCGAACTTCGATCGCCCCGCAGAAATCGCGCCGCCGGGTGCAACACGCAGGCTTGCTTCCCGAAGACCGCGGCGAAATCCGGCGATTGCGATAA
- a CDS encoding DUF1559 domain-containing protein, with protein sequence MKLPPIGRTSKSAFTLVELLVVIAIIGILIAILLPAVQAAREAARRTLCLTNLRQWGLAMHNYQSARKVYPPSYVTSPPDPTGSKWSAQSRILPFIEEGQLYNNIDFTKSYGAQTTEAGKAVKSTKIPLVFCPTEPNNRPKLNSTTGEIDNWPINYAANVGVWLVFDPATNRGGEGAFFPNSKLRPGNFTDGLSKTLCFAEVKAFSSGFQAGGVTNPTMPATPADLCNLGGTFKLQSLHVEWTDGKMKESGFTAAFPPNTKAMCDSGGVQYDSDWYQSESLAISSATPPADAALTSRSYHSGLVNAALMDGSTRAVSDSIDATTWRALATRSGNEPATAAP encoded by the coding sequence ATGAAGTTACCACCCATTGGCCGAACGTCGAAGTCCGCGTTTACTTTGGTTGAACTCCTGGTGGTGATCGCCATTATTGGCATTCTCATTGCCATTTTGCTGCCCGCCGTGCAAGCCGCACGCGAGGCGGCGCGGCGGACGCTATGCCTGACTAACCTGCGACAATGGGGACTGGCGATGCACAACTATCAGTCGGCGCGCAAGGTCTATCCGCCGAGCTACGTCACCTCGCCCCCCGACCCGACCGGCAGCAAGTGGTCGGCGCAATCACGAATTTTGCCGTTTATCGAAGAGGGGCAGCTTTACAACAATATCGACTTTACAAAGAGCTACGGCGCACAAACCACCGAAGCGGGTAAAGCGGTAAAGTCGACAAAGATCCCTCTCGTTTTCTGCCCCACCGAGCCAAACAATCGGCCAAAACTAAACTCCACGACCGGCGAGATCGACAATTGGCCGATCAACTATGCCGCGAACGTCGGCGTTTGGCTGGTGTTCGATCCGGCAACCAACCGCGGCGGCGAGGGGGCATTTTTCCCGAACAGCAAGCTGCGGCCCGGCAACTTCACCGATGGGTTGAGCAAGACTTTGTGCTTTGCGGAAGTGAAAGCTTTCAGCAGCGGATTTCAAGCCGGCGGTGTCACCAATCCAACGATGCCAGCCACTCCCGCCGACCTTTGCAACTTGGGAGGCACCTTCAAGCTCCAATCGCTGCACGTCGAATGGACCGATGGCAAAATGAAAGAATCGGGGTTCACGGCCGCATTTCCTCCGAACACGAAAGCCATGTGCGATTCAGGCGGAGTGCAATACGATTCGGATTGGTATCAGAGTGAATCGCTGGCGATCTCATCCGCGACGCCGCCCGCGGATGCCGCGCTCACATCGCGCAGCTATCACAGTGGACTCGTGAATGCCGCGCTGATGGACGGCTCGACCCGAGCGGTGAGCGACTCGATCGACGCGACGACGTGGCGGGCGCTGGCCACACGCAGTGGTAATGAGCCTGCGACCGCTGCGCCGTAA
- a CDS encoding signal peptidase I, whose translation MRIVHLYYCTAIGGHYGSPTLLVEELTVSMFMLLFAQFDHPSATGSGVLATVTQLALVVFGIIGLWKTFVKAGKPGWASIIPIYNIIVLCQIAGKPGWWVLLLLIPIVNLIILILVSIDVAKNFGHGVGFGLGLAFLGVIFSPILGLGDARYQKVV comes from the coding sequence TTGCGTATCGTTCACTTATACTACTGCACGGCGATCGGCGGTCATTACGGTTCGCCAACCCTTTTGGTCGAGGAGCTTACTGTGTCGATGTTCATGTTACTGTTCGCACAATTTGATCATCCCTCCGCGACTGGCTCTGGAGTTCTTGCCACCGTTACCCAACTGGCGCTTGTCGTGTTCGGCATCATTGGATTGTGGAAGACATTTGTCAAAGCGGGCAAGCCAGGCTGGGCGAGCATCATTCCGATTTACAACATCATTGTGCTTTGTCAAATCGCCGGCAAACCAGGATGGTGGGTTTTGTTGCTGTTGATTCCAATAGTCAACCTAATCATCTTGATCTTGGTGTCGATCGACGTCGCAAAGAACTTTGGTCACGGCGTTGGCTTTGGGCTGGGCTTGGCCTTTTTGGGCGTTATCTTCTCCCCGATTCTTGGTCTTGGCGATGCGCGGTATCAGAAGGTCGTGTGA
- a CDS encoding efflux RND transporter permease subunit: MFAKFFIEHPIFSWVISIVIVLLGGVAVFTLPVAQYPDITPPSVQVTASYPGANAQVVADSVAAPIEQQVNGVERMMYMSSQSTNDGNYTLTVTFELGTDLNMAQVLVQNRVALAMAQLPEQVQAQGVNTNKQSPSILLAVNLYSPDGRYDNLYLSNYATIQIKDELLRIDGVGNITYLGERDYSMRAWLDPDKMATRNITAEDVIEAVKSQNVQVAAGTIGRPPVPKDQVFQLTMSTLGRLETVQQFEDIIIKTKQGSATASDTSTSVVRLKDIARLELGAQQYDQICQLDGMPSVALAIFQLPGSNAIDVAQQIKKKMSDLSKHFPPDLDYKIVYDTTPFIKESVMEVFKTLRDAIVLVAIVVLFFLQDWKAMILPMIDVPVSLVGTFAVMALLGFSLNNLTLFGLVLAIGIVVDDAIVVLENVERWIAKGYEPKAATINAMNEITGSIIAITLVLTSVFLPAAVMPGIQGQFFRQFALTISASMVISAINAMTLTPSRAVSVFKTEKTAGGGHVHVREAFPWWFFGILGAILGSMYLEPLIAPHINNAAWNDAILPGCILAGGIAGLVVGWFAIRPINAFFALLFKGFNQVFDLLTLGYSGIVGRSLRISLIVLVGYVGLLFATGYTMSKAPTGFIPEQDQGYLLVNVALTDSATVYRTEAAMQEISRIALGVQEDAKHYPGIPGVAHTVSVAGQSILLQANASNWGSMFVVLKDFSERHSHEEYDEVIAEKLKQLCAENAKLDNALISVFRAPPIQGLGNSAGFTLQVEQRGFVDLQELQYAAEEVVREGNAEPQLDGLLTMFRANTPQLFVDIDRTKCESLMVPVNEVFNALQTFMGGYYVNLFNLFGRTWQVNLLAEESYRTDAESVGQLKVRNKLGQMVPLGTLATVKNSPGPVMYMRYNMYPSAAINGDGSPGTSSGDVVHAMANLCDQLGIPYEWTTIYYLQTMPVKIGLFSIPGAAIGLFVFAMAATLVFLVLAAKYESWKLPLAIILVVPMCLLSSVLGMLMTHLPVDIFVQVGFVVLVGMAAKNAILIVEFAQQQLAAGKPLYEATVEACHLRLRPIVMTSFAFILGVVPLIISHGAGAEMRLSLGTAVFSGMIGVTVFGIILTPVFYYLMMYRTAKKLAAAKHREASL; encoded by the coding sequence ATGTTTGCCAAATTTTTCATCGAGCATCCGATCTTCTCCTGGGTGATTTCGATTGTCATCGTGCTGCTCGGAGGAGTGGCGGTGTTTACGCTCCCGGTGGCGCAGTATCCGGATATCACGCCCCCCAGCGTGCAAGTGACGGCGAGCTATCCTGGGGCGAACGCCCAAGTGGTGGCCGACAGCGTCGCCGCGCCGATCGAGCAGCAGGTGAACGGCGTGGAAAGAATGATGTACATGTCGTCGCAGTCCACGAACGACGGCAATTACACGCTGACGGTGACCTTCGAACTGGGCACCGATCTGAACATGGCGCAAGTGCTTGTGCAAAATCGCGTCGCCTTGGCGATGGCCCAATTGCCCGAGCAAGTGCAAGCGCAAGGAGTGAACACAAACAAGCAATCTCCCAGCATTTTGCTCGCCGTCAATCTGTATTCTCCCGACGGACGATACGACAACCTGTACTTGAGCAACTACGCGACCATTCAGATCAAGGACGAACTGCTGCGGATCGACGGCGTCGGCAATATTACCTATCTCGGCGAGCGCGACTACAGCATGCGCGCCTGGCTCGATCCCGATAAAATGGCTACCCGCAATATCACGGCGGAGGACGTGATCGAGGCGGTTAAGAGCCAAAACGTGCAAGTGGCCGCGGGTACGATCGGCCGCCCGCCGGTGCCCAAAGACCAGGTGTTTCAATTGACGATGAGCACGCTGGGCCGCTTGGAGACGGTGCAGCAGTTTGAAGACATCATCATCAAGACCAAGCAAGGCAGCGCCACCGCCAGCGACACTTCCACCTCCGTCGTCCGCCTGAAAGACATCGCGCGGCTGGAATTGGGCGCGCAGCAGTACGATCAGATCTGCCAACTCGACGGTATGCCCTCGGTAGCGCTGGCGATTTTCCAATTACCTGGCTCGAATGCGATCGACGTCGCGCAGCAGATCAAGAAAAAGATGAGCGATCTGTCGAAACATTTTCCGCCAGACTTGGACTACAAAATCGTGTACGATACCACGCCGTTCATTAAAGAGTCGGTGATGGAAGTGTTCAAAACGCTGCGCGACGCCATTGTTTTGGTCGCCATCGTCGTGCTGTTCTTCCTCCAAGACTGGAAGGCGATGATTCTGCCGATGATCGACGTGCCGGTATCGCTGGTCGGCACGTTTGCCGTGATGGCGCTGCTGGGATTTTCGTTGAACAATCTCACGCTGTTCGGCCTAGTGCTGGCAATCGGCATCGTGGTCGACGACGCGATTGTGGTGCTCGAAAATGTCGAACGCTGGATCGCCAAAGGATACGAGCCGAAGGCGGCGACTATTAACGCGATGAACGAAATCACCGGCTCGATTATCGCCATTACGCTGGTGCTGACGAGCGTGTTTCTACCGGCCGCGGTGATGCCGGGAATTCAAGGACAGTTCTTCCGCCAGTTCGCGCTGACGATTTCCGCCTCGATGGTCATTTCCGCGATCAACGCCATGACGCTGACACCGTCGCGGGCGGTGTCGGTGTTCAAAACCGAAAAGACGGCAGGCGGCGGCCACGTACACGTGCGCGAAGCGTTTCCTTGGTGGTTCTTCGGAATTCTGGGGGCAATTCTGGGATCGATGTATCTGGAACCGCTGATCGCGCCGCACATCAACAACGCCGCTTGGAACGACGCAATTCTGCCGGGCTGCATTCTCGCCGGCGGCATCGCTGGCCTGGTTGTCGGCTGGTTTGCGATTCGCCCGATCAATGCTTTCTTTGCCCTCCTCTTCAAAGGCTTCAACCAAGTTTTCGACCTGCTCACGCTGGGGTACAGCGGCATCGTTGGCCGATCGCTGCGAATTTCACTGATTGTGCTGGTGGGTTACGTGGGACTGCTGTTTGCCACCGGCTATACGATGAGCAAGGCCCCAACCGGCTTCATTCCCGAACAAGACCAAGGCTATTTGCTGGTGAATGTGGCGCTTACCGATTCGGCCACGGTCTATCGCACCGAAGCGGCGATGCAAGAGATTTCGAGAATCGCGTTGGGAGTCCAGGAAGACGCCAAGCACTATCCTGGCATTCCCGGCGTCGCTCACACGGTCAGCGTCGCCGGCCAGTCGATTCTGTTGCAAGCGAATGCATCGAACTGGGGCTCGATGTTCGTCGTGCTGAAAGATTTCAGCGAACGTCATTCCCATGAGGAATACGACGAAGTCATCGCCGAGAAGCTCAAGCAGCTGTGCGCGGAAAATGCCAAGCTCGACAATGCGTTGATATCCGTGTTTCGCGCCCCGCCCATTCAAGGCCTGGGAAACTCCGCCGGATTCACGCTCCAAGTCGAGCAGCGCGGCTTCGTCGATCTTCAAGAGCTGCAGTACGCGGCCGAGGAGGTGGTCCGCGAAGGAAATGCCGAACCGCAACTCGACGGATTGCTCACCATGTTCCGCGCGAACACGCCGCAGCTCTTCGTAGACATCGACCGCACGAAGTGCGAATCGCTGATGGTTCCGGTCAACGAAGTGTTCAACGCCTTGCAAACGTTCATGGGTGGGTATTACGTGAACCTGTTCAACCTCTTCGGCCGCACGTGGCAGGTCAACTTGCTGGCCGAGGAGAGCTATCGGACCGACGCCGAGAGCGTCGGCCAACTTAAAGTCCGCAATAAACTCGGCCAAATGGTGCCGCTGGGAACGCTGGCGACCGTGAAGAATTCGCCCGGACCGGTCATGTATATGCGCTACAACATGTATCCATCGGCGGCGATCAACGGCGACGGTTCGCCCGGCACGAGTTCGGGAGATGTTGTCCATGCGATGGCCAACCTGTGCGACCAGCTCGGCATTCCTTACGAATGGACGACGATTTATTACCTGCAAACGATGCCGGTCAAGATCGGGCTGTTTTCGATTCCTGGCGCGGCAATCGGCCTGTTCGTGTTCGCCATGGCCGCCACGCTGGTGTTTTTGGTGCTTGCCGCCAAGTATGAAAGTTGGAAACTGCCGCTGGCGATCATCCTGGTTGTACCGATGTGCTTGCTCAGTTCCGTCTTAGGAATGCTGATGACTCATTTGCCGGTGGATATCTTCGTCCAAGTCGGCTTTGTGGTGCTTGTCGGCATGGCGGCGAAAAACGCAATTTTGATCGTCGAATTCGCCCAGCAGCAGTTGGCGGCTGGAAAACCGCTCTACGAGGCCACCGTCGAAGCCTGCCACTTACGGTTGCGGCCGATCGTGATGACGAGTTTTGCATTTATCTTGGGCGTCGTGCCACTGATCATCAGCCACGGCGCTGGCGCCGAAATGCGCCTGTCGCTCGGCACCGCGGTCTTCTCCGGCATGATCGGCGTGACCGTGTTCGGCATCATCCTCACGCCGGTGTTTTACTATCTCATGATGTACCGCACGGCAAAAAAGCTGGCAGCGGCAAAGCACCGCGAAGCTTCACTCTAA
- a CDS encoding efflux RND transporter periplasmic adaptor subunit, which yields MNRFNTRSIEKLLVAAIITIAGPCLAQQSPLAVSVAQPIQTQTADVDFRGTLEPAQTAEVRAATDGRVDKVLVKDGDAVTEGQLLVQLDHRELHRKIEAANVAIGKLKADFDQLAAKADAAKKKSATVKDSEETAAQIDASRDVVAATLEVKEVERQQLQSELEATKIAAPLAGRIRQLSLRPGDAVHSSPNSATLVCTIAQTDPARACFDVDQTTLSELRTLQRGNPVNRGEEQATAARKKPLVGTFSMAIGSDREFDYRGQLDYLGSRADNKTGQVRACAVFPNRDGSLDVVACAKDKNARAVRIRFAWQLPRKVLMVADLAVGRDRDGRSFVLTVNDAHRIEVRRVELGPRHRGMQAIESGLTPEQWVVIGTPVAALNPTGAAFAPIDFTADLRFASLRSGETVSPVRVPMPRPGKTLRDTTREEIERH from the coding sequence ATGAATCGATTCAACACACGGTCCATCGAGAAGTTGCTTGTCGCTGCGATCATCACGATCGCAGGCCCATGCCTTGCGCAGCAATCGCCGCTGGCCGTCAGCGTGGCGCAGCCGATTCAAACGCAAACGGCGGACGTCGATTTTCGCGGCACGCTCGAACCGGCGCAAACGGCCGAAGTGCGGGCGGCCACGGATGGTCGGGTCGACAAAGTGCTGGTGAAAGACGGCGACGCGGTCACCGAAGGGCAGTTGCTGGTGCAACTCGACCATCGAGAACTGCATCGCAAAATCGAAGCGGCCAATGTCGCCATCGGCAAGTTGAAGGCGGATTTCGATCAACTCGCGGCAAAAGCCGACGCCGCAAAGAAAAAATCCGCGACCGTCAAGGATAGCGAAGAGACCGCGGCCCAAATCGACGCCTCGCGCGACGTTGTCGCGGCAACGCTCGAAGTCAAGGAAGTCGAACGACAACAATTGCAGAGCGAGCTGGAAGCGACCAAGATCGCCGCGCCGCTGGCCGGGCGCATTCGTCAGCTTTCGCTCCGCCCAGGAGATGCCGTCCATTCCAGTCCAAATTCGGCCACGCTGGTTTGCACGATCGCGCAGACCGATCCGGCGCGGGCCTGCTTCGATGTCGACCAAACCACGCTTAGCGAATTGCGAACGCTGCAGCGCGGCAACCCTGTCAACCGTGGGGAGGAACAAGCAACTGCTGCGCGCAAGAAGCCGTTAGTGGGTACATTTTCGATGGCCATCGGCAGCGATCGAGAATTCGATTACCGTGGCCAATTGGACTACCTCGGCTCACGAGCCGACAACAAAACGGGTCAAGTCCGCGCCTGCGCGGTTTTTCCAAACCGCGATGGATCGCTCGATGTCGTGGCCTGCGCGAAAGACAAAAACGCCCGTGCGGTGCGAATTCGTTTCGCCTGGCAATTGCCCCGAAAAGTGCTGATGGTCGCCGATCTAGCCGTGGGACGCGACCGCGATGGCCGCAGCTTCGTGCTGACGGTGAACGATGCGCATCGGATCGAGGTGCGTCGCGTCGAACTCGGTCCCAGGCATCGCGGCATGCAAGCGATCGAGAGCGGACTTACGCCCGAGCAATGGGTTGTCATCGGCACTCCGGTCGCAGCGCTGAATCCAACCGGAGCGGCCTTCGCGCCGATCGATTTCACCGCCGACCTGCGGTTTGCGAGCTTGCGCTCGGGAGAAACGGTGAGTCCCGTCAGGGTGCCGATGCCGCGGCCGGGAAAGACGCTGCGAGACACGACGCGTGAGGAAATCGAACGACACTAA